One genomic segment of Desulfobulbaceae bacterium includes these proteins:
- the nifD gene encoding nitrogenase molybdenum-iron protein alpha chain, translated as MSTATKKRLVQWEPANVKAELLKKYPAKVARKRAKSIMINEALENTTPEIQANVRTIPGIITMRGCTYAGCKGVIMGPTRDIINIVHGPIGCSFYAWLTRRNQTDGGGPDGTNYIPYCFSTDMQEQDIIFGGEKKLAQAIQEAYDLFHPKSIAVFATCPVGLIGDDIHTVSKNMKEKFGDCNVYAFSCEGYKGVSQSAGHHIANNQVFRHIVGENDEVKPGKFKINLLGEYNIGGDGFEIDRIFEKCGITCISTFSGNATYDQFASAHTADLNAVMCHRSINYVADMLETKFGIPWIKVNFIGAAATAKSLRKIAEYFGDKKLIATVEKVISEEMPDVDLIAKDVRTRTEGKTAMMFVGGSRAHHYKELFNEMGMKTIAAGYEFGHRDDYEGRHVIPTLKLDADSRNIEELEVEADASRFKPRKTAKQLADLEKNGLKFKEYKGLAPDMDNDTLIIDDLNQYEAEKLIELMKPDIFCGGIKEKYSIQKLGIPMKQLHSYDSGGPYAGFKGAINFYKEIDRLVNSRVWSYMKAPWQENPQLSATYAWE; from the coding sequence ATGAGTACAGCAACAAAGAAAAGACTTGTTCAATGGGAGCCGGCCAACGTAAAGGCAGAGCTTCTAAAAAAATACCCGGCCAAAGTTGCAAGAAAGCGTGCCAAGTCGATAATGATTAACGAGGCCTTGGAGAATACAACACCAGAAATTCAGGCCAACGTTCGAACGATTCCTGGCATCATCACCATGCGCGGCTGCACTTACGCTGGCTGCAAGGGTGTCATCATGGGGCCTACCCGTGACATTATCAATATAGTTCATGGTCCCATCGGCTGTAGTTTTTACGCCTGGCTGACCCGCCGGAACCAGACTGATGGTGGCGGCCCGGACGGCACAAACTATATCCCCTATTGTTTTTCCACTGACATGCAGGAGCAGGACATTATCTTCGGTGGTGAAAAGAAACTAGCTCAGGCCATTCAAGAAGCATATGACCTCTTTCATCCCAAATCAATTGCTGTGTTCGCCACCTGTCCGGTTGGGCTCATAGGTGATGACATTCATACTGTCAGTAAGAATATGAAGGAAAAATTTGGTGATTGCAATGTCTACGCCTTTAGCTGTGAAGGCTATAAAGGTGTATCTCAGTCTGCCGGCCATCATATCGCCAACAACCAGGTTTTCAGACATATCGTCGGTGAAAATGACGAGGTAAAACCAGGAAAATTTAAAATCAACCTTCTGGGTGAATACAATATCGGCGGCGATGGCTTTGAGATTGACCGAATTTTCGAAAAATGTGGCATCACTTGCATCTCTACTTTTTCCGGAAATGCAACCTATGATCAGTTCGCTTCAGCCCATACAGCCGACCTGAACGCCGTCATGTGCCACCGCTCAATTAACTATGTCGCTGATATGCTGGAGACCAAATTTGGTATCCCCTGGATTAAGGTGAACTTCATTGGCGCTGCGGCAACTGCAAAATCACTGCGCAAAATTGCAGAGTATTTTGGCGACAAAAAACTCATTGCCACAGTTGAGAAAGTTATTTCTGAAGAGATGCCTGATGTCGACCTGATAGCCAAAGATGTGCGCACTCGCACAGAAGGAAAAACAGCTATGATGTTTGTCGGTGGCTCACGCGCTCATCACTACAAAGAGCTCTTCAACGAAATGGGCATGAAAACAATTGCAGCTGGATATGAGTTTGGACATCGAGATGATTACGAAGGTCGTCATGTCATTCCAACTCTCAAGCTTGATGCCGATAGCAGAAATATCGAAGAACTTGAAGTTGAAGCTGATGCGTCTCGCTTTAAACCTCGAAAAACCGCTAAGCAGTTGGCCGATCTTGAAAAGAACGGCTTAAAATTCAAGGAATATAAAGGTTTAGCCCCAGATATGGACAATGACACTTTGATCATTGATGACTTAAATCAATACGAAGCAGAAAAATTGATTGAACTTATGAAGCCAGACATTTTCTGCGGAGGTATCAAAGAGAAATACTCCATCCAGAAACTTGGTATCCCCATGAAACAGCTGCACAGCTATGACTCAGGTGGACCATATGCTGGATTCAAAGGCGCCATCAATTTCTACAAGGAGATCGACCGCTTAGTTAACAGCAGAGTCTGGAGCTACATGAAGGCCCCATGGCAAGAGAACCCTCAACTCTCCGCGACATACGCTTGGGAGTAG
- the nifH gene encoding nitrogenase iron protein produces MRKVAIYGKGGIGKSTTTQNTVAGLCELGRKIMVVGCDPKADSTRLLLGGLAQKSVLDTLREEGEDVELEDIRKKGYGDTWCVESGGPEPGVGCAGRGIITSINMLESLGAYEESEGLDYAFYDVLGDVVCGGFAMPIRDGKAEEIYIVVSGEMMAMYAANNISKGIVKFAQSGTVRLGGLICNSRAVDNEKEMIEKFAEKLGTKMIYFVPRENDVQRAEINRKTVIEWNPEVPQADVYRNLAKAIDENTDFVIPTPMEIEELESLLMEFGLMEAA; encoded by the coding sequence ATGAGAAAAGTTGCAATTTATGGAAAAGGCGGAATCGGAAAATCAACCACAACTCAAAATACCGTAGCAGGCTTGTGTGAACTTGGCAGAAAAATAATGGTTGTTGGCTGTGACCCCAAAGCAGATTCTACTCGTTTGCTTCTTGGTGGCCTAGCCCAGAAATCAGTTCTCGACACCCTTCGCGAGGAAGGTGAAGACGTAGAACTTGAGGATATCCGCAAAAAAGGCTACGGCGACACCTGGTGTGTTGAGTCCGGTGGTCCTGAGCCTGGTGTTGGTTGCGCTGGTCGAGGTATTATTACCTCCATCAACATGTTGGAGTCTCTCGGCGCCTATGAAGAGTCTGAAGGGCTTGATTACGCCTTTTATGATGTCCTTGGTGACGTTGTCTGCGGTGGTTTTGCGATGCCGATTCGTGATGGCAAGGCAGAAGAAATCTATATTGTTGTCTCAGGTGAAATGATGGCAATGTACGCCGCAAACAATATCAGCAAGGGTATTGTGAAGTTTGCCCAGTCCGGCACAGTTCGTCTCGGCGGGCTGATCTGTAACTCTCGTGCTGTTGATAATGAAAAAGAGATGATTGAGAAGTTTGCTGAAAAACTCGGCACCAAAATGATCTACTTTGTGCCCAGAGAAAATGACGTACAGCGCGCAGAAATTAACCGTAAAACCGTTATTGAATGGAACCCTGAAGTTCCACAGGCTGACGTGTACCGAAACCTGGCAAAGGCCATCGATGAAAACACGGATTTCGTCATCCCCACCCCGATGGAGATAGAAGAGCTCGAATCGCTGCTCATGGAGTTCGGTTTGATGGAAGCCGCATAA
- a CDS encoding (2Fe-2S) ferredoxin domain-containing protein encodes MATPERQIIVCQSFRVAGDKKGICHKQTEGFLQYLEEEILDRGLDCLVTASTCLKQCDRGPIMVIQPENWWFKGVDSEEAIDAILDGLEEGEAAADYLID; translated from the coding sequence ATGGCAACTCCAGAACGACAAATAATTGTCTGTCAGAGTTTTCGCGTTGCTGGTGATAAAAAAGGAATATGTCACAAGCAAACAGAAGGTTTTTTACAATATCTTGAAGAAGAGATTCTTGATCGAGGGCTCGACTGCCTGGTTACTGCCTCAACCTGCCTTAAGCAGTGTGATCGCGGCCCTATCATGGTTATCCAACCTGAAAACTGGTGGTTTAAGGGGGTGGATAGTGAAGAGGCTATCGATGCAATTCTCGATGGCTTAGAAGAAGGCGAGGCTGCTGCCGATTATCTAATCGACTAA
- a CDS encoding dinitrogenase iron-molybdenum cofactor biosynthesis protein produces MTTTKVLEQSGSCNCACTEKSESYPVLPLCPKENFRVKYWPEQPAGRAIPLEGALTWIKENLEQGAHLTNIEIGGPGDPLATPELTLEIASRICSEYPDILLQIATLGLNGSQYASDLANAGIKGVTMLVDAVDAEIAQKIYAWIRPSTKTVPIKQATETLVTEQSLAVSAFQDAGLAVTIRTTVYSGANDDHIEVIAKKMSALGVDSMDILPFTASDVSSDNDTPCHAKKKLMQKLRAQACKHVTNVTIRHKNPAKIGSGCTSLAGNCASHDAMLPKPSKDKPNVAVVSSNGMAIDLHLGQAYQALIYGPREDGLPCLLGTRPVPEPGGGVSRWEGLAESIKDCFALLTASAGDSPRKILAQHGITVLINEGEIEGTVDVLFGGGKKGKKKC; encoded by the coding sequence ATGACAACTACTAAAGTTCTTGAACAATCTGGATCATGTAACTGTGCCTGTACCGAGAAGTCTGAATCATACCCGGTTCTACCGCTATGCCCTAAAGAAAATTTCCGGGTTAAATATTGGCCAGAGCAACCAGCTGGTCGTGCTATCCCTTTGGAGGGAGCACTTACCTGGATTAAGGAAAACTTAGAGCAGGGAGCGCATCTGACTAACATTGAGATTGGAGGACCAGGCGATCCCCTGGCGACCCCCGAATTAACCCTGGAAATAGCATCAAGAATTTGCAGTGAATATCCAGACATTTTACTTCAAATAGCAACTTTGGGGCTCAATGGCAGTCAGTATGCGAGTGACCTTGCAAATGCCGGCATTAAGGGTGTTACTATGCTTGTCGATGCAGTTGATGCTGAAATTGCCCAGAAAATTTATGCCTGGATTCGGCCATCGACCAAGACTGTCCCGATTAAACAGGCGACTGAAACATTAGTTACAGAGCAAAGTCTCGCCGTTAGCGCTTTTCAGGACGCCGGACTTGCGGTGACCATTCGTACTACAGTCTATTCTGGTGCCAACGATGACCATATTGAAGTAATTGCAAAAAAAATGTCAGCGCTTGGTGTCGATAGTATGGACATTTTGCCATTTACTGCCAGTGATGTGAGCAGTGACAATGACACTCCGTGCCACGCAAAGAAAAAATTAATGCAAAAATTACGTGCCCAAGCTTGCAAGCATGTAACCAACGTCACTATCAGGCACAAGAACCCAGCAAAAATTGGCTCAGGATGTACATCTCTGGCCGGCAACTGTGCCAGCCACGATGCGATGCTACCAAAACCAAGTAAGGACAAACCAAACGTCGCGGTTGTTAGCTCCAATGGCATGGCGATTGACCTTCATCTTGGCCAGGCCTATCAAGCGTTAATCTATGGACCAAGAGAAGACGGACTTCCCTGCCTGCTTGGCACCCGCCCAGTTCCCGAACCTGGGGGTGGCGTATCAAGATGGGAAGGCTTAGCAGAGTCAATTAAAGACTGTTTTGCTCTCTTAACAGCCAGCGCCGGAGACAGCCCACGGAAGATTTTGGCTCAGCACGGCATTACTGTTCTCATCAACGAGGGTGAGATTGAAGGAACGGTGGACGTTCTATTCGGCGGCGGCAAGAAGGGCAAGAAAAAATGCTGA
- a CDS encoding P-II family nitrogen regulator: MKEVIAVVRINMMNQTKQALTDCGVDAFFAHEAHGRGKGFVNPQVLAGVKDGYEEAAALLGEKGKLYAKRLVTAVVDDSQVACVVETIINTNQTGKQGDGKIFVLPISDAVRVRTGETGAKSIA, from the coding sequence ATGAAAGAGGTAATTGCCGTAGTGCGAATTAACATGATGAATCAGACCAAGCAAGCTCTGACAGATTGTGGGGTGGATGCATTTTTTGCCCATGAAGCACATGGCCGTGGCAAGGGTTTTGTCAATCCACAGGTTCTCGCAGGCGTCAAAGATGGCTATGAAGAAGCGGCGGCCCTCTTAGGTGAAAAAGGAAAACTCTATGCCAAACGCTTGGTAACAGCCGTTGTTGACGACAGCCAGGTTGCCTGTGTGGTTGAGACAATTATCAACACGAACCAGACAGGAAAGCAGGGCGATGGCAAAATTTTCGTTCTGCCTATTTCAGATGCCGTTCGCGTGCGAACAGGCGAGACTGGCGCTAAGTCCATCGCCTAA
- a CDS encoding P-II family nitrogen regulator, with the protein MMLMIRSIIRPEKADAILAALMDAGFPAVTKYSVAGRGKQRGIKIGEVTYDELPKVMLMSVVKAEDKDFVIKTIMTTARSKGKGAFGDGKIFVSEVSESYTISSGVKEPADEPTEVAV; encoded by the coding sequence ATGATGCTAATGATTCGATCAATTATACGTCCTGAAAAGGCTGATGCAATACTTGCAGCGCTTATGGATGCCGGGTTCCCCGCTGTAACTAAATACTCTGTCGCTGGTCGCGGCAAGCAGCGCGGCATAAAAATCGGCGAGGTAACCTATGATGAACTCCCCAAGGTCATGTTGATGAGCGTAGTCAAAGCCGAAGATAAAGATTTTGTCATCAAAACTATTATGACAACAGCCAGATCCAAGGGCAAAGGTGCTTTTGGTGACGGAAAGATTTTCGTAAGCGAGGTTTCAGAATCCTACACAATCAGCTCTGGCGTCAAAGAACCTGCTGATGAACCTACGGAGGTGGCAGTATGA